A window of Oncorhynchus kisutch isolate 150728-3 linkage group LG10, Okis_V2, whole genome shotgun sequence contains these coding sequences:
- the LOC109897699 gene encoding zinc finger protein 609 isoform X2, which yields MQMESPVSVPVTPPLHLMAPVGNSNDSIASPCEQIMVRTRSVASNTTDMALATEPECLGPCEPGTSVNLEGIVWQETEDGMLVVNVTWRNKTYVGTLLDCTRHNWAPPRFCESPTSDLEMRNGRGRGKRMRPNGNTPVNENSNSSDNKGSGTSKTRAANSSSKSRRGTPPNSNTEDVKASPSSANKRKNKPASDMEPNSSSEDTKGSKRMRTNSNSGPGGVPQPPHIVLPGKPSIKMEPLPPQQLDRNCPSPVLIDCPHPNCNKKYKHINGLKYHQARAHNDDDIRLDMDGDSEYGEDSTLHPDPSSCNGASISQRGCLSPARSVTPKGRGFEAQTPSPSSGKFGSKQGKKKPCEVDLEAGGMPMDGCEDGPCLTDEASNDGMDDKKDKAKKTGSGSKADKLAQKGMKLTRPIAPTIPPQQLYSLQTAGGFPAASPGSTPAISSAVQSIPKSPQLKAIQPKPSALGDPSSVNPALSGSKDKKKKDKKKKEAGKEGDSPKGKGGKPEEGKSPYSESSDPGSKGDGLLNGSSDPHQSRLASIKAEADKIYSFTDNAPSPSIGVASRIEAGGMAQPLTPIHVVTQNGADNSSVKTNSPAYSDISDAGEDGEGRVEGVKGVKSEEQVTREGAKKSLFPTQTASKESPYYPGYENYYSPNYANPSPGVSATGGTQQEGAQVKVKKEEQEERKVKQEQQEERKVKQEQQEERKPEIGTSGPGQQQQQQASVIQQRSNMYMQPLYYNQYAYVPPYAYHPDQAYHNHLLNTNPAYRQQYDERQRQVVAEQHRATEKKSDAAGKEREREGSSGKERGEEWKQKALVPPTLSKAPSVTDLGKGGPPQGKPPKEPSSSSEQTKSSVIMPKGEDAKAPAQQAEGLKMKLSEGGHHGKGDEPKAGMESGRPSAMEQAMWYRQEPDSRLWPYLYPSKYPEAQKPQDVERHRERDRGERDRDRKGKEGRDERARPKDPTPKEESKEGVEPRLSLALEEHRGVGKDPRATAGHMQFSSPMAQHQGYMPYMHGAYAYGQGYDPSHPGYRGMPSVMMQNYPGSYYSFSPYGSKMGPGEEGGEKAARASPTVSGKSSSEAKALDILQQHASQYKSKSPTVGDKTSSHERERERAVAERERDLDRPRSSPSQRIMPSHHHLGYPLLSGQYDLSYATGLSSSAIVASQQASSPSMYPPARR from the exons GTTCTGTGAGTCCCCCACCAGTGACTTGGAGATGAGGAACGGCCGGGGCCGGGGGAAGAGGATGAGGCCTAACGGAAACACACCCGTCAACGAGAATAGCAACTCGTCGGACAACAAGGGCAGCGGCACCAGCAAGACGCGCGCCGccaacagcagcagcaagagCCGACGGGGCACGCCGCCCAACAGCAACACAGAAGACGTCAAAGCCAGCCCTTCGTCGGCTAACAAGCGCAAGAACAAGCCCGCCTCAGACATGGAGCCCAACTCCAGCTCGGAGGACACCAAGGGCAGCAAACGCATGCGCACCAACTCCAACAGCGGCCCTGGAGGAGTGCCCCAGCCGCCTCACATCGTCCTCCCTGGCAAACCCAGCATAAAGATGGAGCCACTGCCCCCACAGCAACTCGACCGCAACTGCCCTTCGCCGGTGCTCATTGACTGCCCGCACCCCAACTGCAACAAGAAGTACAAGCACATTAATGGCCTCAAGTACCACCAGGCCCGTGCCCACAATGATGATGACATCAGGCTGGACATGGACGGGGACAGTGAGTACGGGGAGGACTCTACGCTCCACCCCGATCCGAGCAGCTGCAATGGGGCCTCCATCTCTCAAAGGGGCTGCTTGTCACCGGCTCGCTCAGTCACGCCCAAGGGTAGGGGCTTTGAGGCCCAGACTCCGTCGCCCTCCTCGGGTAAGTTTGGCTCCAAGCAGGGTAAAAAGAAGCCCTGCGAGGTCGATCTAGAGGCAGGGGGCATGCCCATGGATGGCTGTGAGGACGGGCCCTGCCTAACGGACGAGGCCAGCAACGACGGCATGGACGACAAGAAGGACAAAGCCAAGAAGACGGGTAGCGGCTCCAAGGCAGACAAGCTGGCCCAGAAGGGCATGAAGTTAACGCGGCCCATCGCCCCGACCATACCACCTCAGCAGCTCTACTCCCTACAGACGGCAGGTGGCTTCCCTGCAGCCAGCCCTGGCTCCACCCCTGCCATTAGTTCAGCAGTTCAGTCTATCCCCAAGAGCCCACAGCTGAAAGCGATCCAGCCCAAGCCCTCCGCCCTGGGAGACCCCTCGTCTGTGAACCCAGCGCTGAGCGGCTCCAAGGACAAGAAGAAGAAAgacaagaagaagaaggaggcaGGAAAGGAGGGAGATAGCCCCAAAGGGAAAGGGGGAAAGCCAGAGGAAGGCAAGAGCCCGTACTCTGAATCTTCGGACCCGGGGAGCAAAGGCGACGGGCTGCTGAACGGCTCATCAGACCCCCACCAGAGCCGGCTGGCCAGCATCAAGGCCGAGGCGGACAAGATCTACAGCTTTACCGACAACGCTCCCAGTCCCTCCATCGGTGTGGCCAGCAGGATAGAGGCTGGAGGCATGGCCCAGCCCCTCACCCCAATCCATGTGGTCACACAGAACGGAGCCGACAACTCCTCGGTGAAGACCAACAGCCCGGCCTACTCTGACATCTCAGACGCGGGCGAGGATGGCGAGGGCCGGGTGGAGGGCGTTAAGGGAGTCAAGTCCGAGGAGCAGGTCACCCGAGAGGGGGCCAAGAAGTCCCTGTTCCCCACCCAAACAGCCAGCAAGGAGTCCCCCTACTATCCCGGCTACGAAAATTATTACTCCCCAAACTACGCCAACCCTAGCCCGGGGGTGTCAGCCACGGGGGGCACACAACAGGAGGGGGCCCAGGTCAAGGTGAAaaaagaggagcaggaggagcgtAAGGTCAagcaggagcagcaggaggagcgtAAGGTCAagcaggagcagcaggaggagcgtAAGCCCGAGATAGGTACCTCTGGACCggggcaacagcagcagcaacaggccTCGGTCATCCAGCAGCGCTCCAACATGTATATGCAGCCTCTCTACTACAACCAGTACGCCTACGTTCCCCCGTACGCCTACCACCCGGACCAGGCCTACCACAACCACCTGCTGAACACCAACCCGGCCTACCGGCAGCAGTACGATGAGCGGCAGAGGCAGGTGGTAGCCGAGCAGCACCGCGCCACAGAGAAGAAATCAGACGCTGCTGGAAaggagcgagagcgagagggcTCCTCAGGGAAGGAGCGGGGTGAGGAATGGAAGCAGAAGGCTTTGGTGCCCCCCACCCTGTCCAAGGCTCCCAGTGTCACAGACCTGGGCAAAGGCGGGCCGCCCCAGGGCAAGCCGCCCAAAGAGCCCTCGTCCTCCTCGGAGCAGACCAAGTCATCGGTCATCATGCCCAAGGGGGAGGACGCCAAGGCACCGGCCCAGCAGGCTGAAGGACTGAAGATGAAGCTGAGTGAAGGAGGGCACCATGGGAAGGGGGATGAACCCAAGGCGGGCATGGAGTCCGGCAGGCCCTCGGCCATGGAACAGGCCATGTGGTACAGACAG GAGCCTGACTCGCGGCTGTGGCCTTACCTCTACCCCAGCAAATACCCTGAGGCCCAGAAACCACAGGACGTGGAGCGCCACAGGGAAAGAGACCGAGGAGAGCGGGACAGAGACCGAAAGGGCAAGGAGGGCAGGGACGAGAGGGCTCGGCCCAAAGACCCCACCCCGAAGGAGGAGAGCAAAGAGGGGGTTGAGCCCCGGTTGTCTTTGGCCTTGGAGGAACACCGGGGGGTGGGAAAGGACCCAAGGGCCACCGCTGGCCACATGCAGTTCTCCTCTCCCATGGCCCAGCACCAAGGCTACATGCCTTACATGCATGGAGCCTACGCTTACGGCCAGGGCTATGACCCCAGCCACCCAGGCTACCGTGGGATGCCATCAGTCATGATGCAGAACTACCCTG GGTCCTACTACTCATTCTCCCCCTATGGTAGTAAGATGGGGCCGGGCGAGGAAGGCGGCGAGAAGGCAGCGCGCGCCAGCCCCACGGTCAGTGGCAAGTCGTCCTCCGAGGCCAAGGCCCTGGACATCCTTCAGCAGCACGCCAGCCAGTACAAGAGCAAGTCGCCCACGGTTGGCGACAAGACCTCCTCGCATGAAAGGGAACGGGAGCGCGCTGTGGCCGAGCGCGAGCGAGACTTGGACCGGCCGCGTTCCTCTCCCTCACAGCGCATCATGCCTTCCCATCACCACCTGGGCTACCCGCTGCTCTCGGGGCAGTACGACCTGTCCTACGCCACAG GTCTCTCTTCATCAGCCATAGTTGCCAGTCAACAAGCCTCCTCCCCCTCCATGTACCCCCCTGCACGGAGATGA
- the LOC109897699 gene encoding zinc finger protein 609 isoform X3 gives MESPVSVPVTPPLHLMAPVGNSNDSIASPCEQIMVRTRSVASNTTDMALATEPECLGPCEPGTSVNLEGIVWQETEDGMLVVNVTWRNKTYVGTLLDCTRHNWAPPRFCESPTSDLEMRNGRGRGKRMRPNGNTPVNENSNSSDNKGSGTSKTRAANSSSKSRRGTPPNSNTEDVKASPSSANKRKNKPASDMEPNSSSEDTKGSKRMRTNSNSGPGGVPQPPHIVLPGKPSIKMEPLPPQQLDRNCPSPVLIDCPHPNCNKKYKHINGLKYHQARAHNDDDIRLDMDGDSEYGEDSTLHPDPSSCNGASISQRGCLSPARSVTPKGRGFEAQTPSPSSGKFGSKQGKKKPCEVDLEAGGMPMDGCEDGPCLTDEASNDGMDDKKDKAKKTGSGSKADKLAQKGMKLTRPIAPTIPPQQLYSLQTAGGFPAASPGSTPAISSAVQSIPKSPQLKAIQPKPSALGDPSSVNPALSGSKDKKKKDKKKKEAGKEGDSPKGKGGKPEEGKSPYSESSDPGSKGDGLLNGSSDPHQSRLASIKAEADKIYSFTDNAPSPSIGVASRIEAGGMAQPLTPIHVVTQNGADNSSVKTNSPAYSDISDAGEDGEGRVEGVKGVKSEEQVTREGAKKSLFPTQTASKESPYYPGYENYYSPNYANPSPGVSATGGTQQEGAQVKVKKEEQEERKVKQEQQEERKVKQEQQEERKPEIGTSGPGQQQQQQASVIQQRSNMYMQPLYYNQYAYVPPYAYHPDQAYHNHLLNTNPAYRQQYDERQRQVVAEQHRATEKKSDAAGKEREREGSSGKERGEEWKQKALVPPTLSKAPSVTDLGKGGPPQGKPPKEPSSSSEQTKSSVIMPKGEDAKAPAQQAEGLKMKLSEGGHHGKGDEPKAGMESGRPSAMEQAMWYRQEPDSRLWPYLYPSKYPEAQKPQDVERHRERDRGERDRDRKGKEGRDERARPKDPTPKEESKEGVEPRLSLALEEHRGVGKDPRATAGHMQFSSPMAQHQGYMPYMHGAYAYGQGYDPSHPGYRGMPSVMMQNYPGSYYSFSPYGSKMGPGEEGGEKAARASPTVSGKSSSEAKALDILQQHASQYKSKSPTVGDKTSSHERERERAVAERERDLDRPRSSPSQRIMPSHHHLGYPLLSGQYDLSYATGLSSSAIVASQQASSPSMYPPARR, from the exons GTTCTGTGAGTCCCCCACCAGTGACTTGGAGATGAGGAACGGCCGGGGCCGGGGGAAGAGGATGAGGCCTAACGGAAACACACCCGTCAACGAGAATAGCAACTCGTCGGACAACAAGGGCAGCGGCACCAGCAAGACGCGCGCCGccaacagcagcagcaagagCCGACGGGGCACGCCGCCCAACAGCAACACAGAAGACGTCAAAGCCAGCCCTTCGTCGGCTAACAAGCGCAAGAACAAGCCCGCCTCAGACATGGAGCCCAACTCCAGCTCGGAGGACACCAAGGGCAGCAAACGCATGCGCACCAACTCCAACAGCGGCCCTGGAGGAGTGCCCCAGCCGCCTCACATCGTCCTCCCTGGCAAACCCAGCATAAAGATGGAGCCACTGCCCCCACAGCAACTCGACCGCAACTGCCCTTCGCCGGTGCTCATTGACTGCCCGCACCCCAACTGCAACAAGAAGTACAAGCACATTAATGGCCTCAAGTACCACCAGGCCCGTGCCCACAATGATGATGACATCAGGCTGGACATGGACGGGGACAGTGAGTACGGGGAGGACTCTACGCTCCACCCCGATCCGAGCAGCTGCAATGGGGCCTCCATCTCTCAAAGGGGCTGCTTGTCACCGGCTCGCTCAGTCACGCCCAAGGGTAGGGGCTTTGAGGCCCAGACTCCGTCGCCCTCCTCGGGTAAGTTTGGCTCCAAGCAGGGTAAAAAGAAGCCCTGCGAGGTCGATCTAGAGGCAGGGGGCATGCCCATGGATGGCTGTGAGGACGGGCCCTGCCTAACGGACGAGGCCAGCAACGACGGCATGGACGACAAGAAGGACAAAGCCAAGAAGACGGGTAGCGGCTCCAAGGCAGACAAGCTGGCCCAGAAGGGCATGAAGTTAACGCGGCCCATCGCCCCGACCATACCACCTCAGCAGCTCTACTCCCTACAGACGGCAGGTGGCTTCCCTGCAGCCAGCCCTGGCTCCACCCCTGCCATTAGTTCAGCAGTTCAGTCTATCCCCAAGAGCCCACAGCTGAAAGCGATCCAGCCCAAGCCCTCCGCCCTGGGAGACCCCTCGTCTGTGAACCCAGCGCTGAGCGGCTCCAAGGACAAGAAGAAGAAAgacaagaagaagaaggaggcaGGAAAGGAGGGAGATAGCCCCAAAGGGAAAGGGGGAAAGCCAGAGGAAGGCAAGAGCCCGTACTCTGAATCTTCGGACCCGGGGAGCAAAGGCGACGGGCTGCTGAACGGCTCATCAGACCCCCACCAGAGCCGGCTGGCCAGCATCAAGGCCGAGGCGGACAAGATCTACAGCTTTACCGACAACGCTCCCAGTCCCTCCATCGGTGTGGCCAGCAGGATAGAGGCTGGAGGCATGGCCCAGCCCCTCACCCCAATCCATGTGGTCACACAGAACGGAGCCGACAACTCCTCGGTGAAGACCAACAGCCCGGCCTACTCTGACATCTCAGACGCGGGCGAGGATGGCGAGGGCCGGGTGGAGGGCGTTAAGGGAGTCAAGTCCGAGGAGCAGGTCACCCGAGAGGGGGCCAAGAAGTCCCTGTTCCCCACCCAAACAGCCAGCAAGGAGTCCCCCTACTATCCCGGCTACGAAAATTATTACTCCCCAAACTACGCCAACCCTAGCCCGGGGGTGTCAGCCACGGGGGGCACACAACAGGAGGGGGCCCAGGTCAAGGTGAAaaaagaggagcaggaggagcgtAAGGTCAagcaggagcagcaggaggagcgtAAGGTCAagcaggagcagcaggaggagcgtAAGCCCGAGATAGGTACCTCTGGACCggggcaacagcagcagcaacaggccTCGGTCATCCAGCAGCGCTCCAACATGTATATGCAGCCTCTCTACTACAACCAGTACGCCTACGTTCCCCCGTACGCCTACCACCCGGACCAGGCCTACCACAACCACCTGCTGAACACCAACCCGGCCTACCGGCAGCAGTACGATGAGCGGCAGAGGCAGGTGGTAGCCGAGCAGCACCGCGCCACAGAGAAGAAATCAGACGCTGCTGGAAaggagcgagagcgagagggcTCCTCAGGGAAGGAGCGGGGTGAGGAATGGAAGCAGAAGGCTTTGGTGCCCCCCACCCTGTCCAAGGCTCCCAGTGTCACAGACCTGGGCAAAGGCGGGCCGCCCCAGGGCAAGCCGCCCAAAGAGCCCTCGTCCTCCTCGGAGCAGACCAAGTCATCGGTCATCATGCCCAAGGGGGAGGACGCCAAGGCACCGGCCCAGCAGGCTGAAGGACTGAAGATGAAGCTGAGTGAAGGAGGGCACCATGGGAAGGGGGATGAACCCAAGGCGGGCATGGAGTCCGGCAGGCCCTCGGCCATGGAACAGGCCATGTGGTACAGACAG GAGCCTGACTCGCGGCTGTGGCCTTACCTCTACCCCAGCAAATACCCTGAGGCCCAGAAACCACAGGACGTGGAGCGCCACAGGGAAAGAGACCGAGGAGAGCGGGACAGAGACCGAAAGGGCAAGGAGGGCAGGGACGAGAGGGCTCGGCCCAAAGACCCCACCCCGAAGGAGGAGAGCAAAGAGGGGGTTGAGCCCCGGTTGTCTTTGGCCTTGGAGGAACACCGGGGGGTGGGAAAGGACCCAAGGGCCACCGCTGGCCACATGCAGTTCTCCTCTCCCATGGCCCAGCACCAAGGCTACATGCCTTACATGCATGGAGCCTACGCTTACGGCCAGGGCTATGACCCCAGCCACCCAGGCTACCGTGGGATGCCATCAGTCATGATGCAGAACTACCCTG GGTCCTACTACTCATTCTCCCCCTATGGTAGTAAGATGGGGCCGGGCGAGGAAGGCGGCGAGAAGGCAGCGCGCGCCAGCCCCACGGTCAGTGGCAAGTCGTCCTCCGAGGCCAAGGCCCTGGACATCCTTCAGCAGCACGCCAGCCAGTACAAGAGCAAGTCGCCCACGGTTGGCGACAAGACCTCCTCGCATGAAAGGGAACGGGAGCGCGCTGTGGCCGAGCGCGAGCGAGACTTGGACCGGCCGCGTTCCTCTCCCTCACAGCGCATCATGCCTTCCCATCACCACCTGGGCTACCCGCTGCTCTCGGGGCAGTACGACCTGTCCTACGCCACAG GTCTCTCTTCATCAGCCATAGTTGCCAGTCAACAAGCCTCCTCCCCCTCCATGTACCCCCCTGCACGGAGATGA